A genomic window from Desulfovibrio legallii includes:
- the rodA gene encoding rod shape-determining protein RodA has translation MDKRLFSYLNWGLLACMLLLYLVGVGNLYSASGTRVETGLSLSSFYQRQLIWGLCGLGSMLLAMSFDYRQLRNLAWPFFLITLALLLLVPVVGKTVYGAKRWLSLGFMSIQPSEMAKLAVLVLGARLLARDGRPLGWKDFCAVLCVGLVPCALIISQPDLGTTLLILLILGGMILFHGLRGYVLKTCLLAVPALAAFMWVVGMHDYQRQRILTFLDPGNDPRGTGYHIIQSRIAIGSGQLWGKGFKEGTQSQLRFLPERHSDFAVAVFGEEWGFVGCVVLVTLFCLFLLSIFSTAVQAKDRFGSTLVVGVFFYFFWQILINMGMVIGLMPVVGIPLPFISYGGSATVVNFTLLGIVLNVSMRRFMFKG, from the coding sequence ATGGACAAACGCCTGTTCAGCTATCTTAACTGGGGCCTGCTGGCCTGCATGCTCCTGCTGTATCTGGTGGGCGTGGGCAACCTCTATTCCGCCAGCGGCACGCGGGTGGAAACGGGCCTCTCCCTCTCCAGCTTCTACCAGCGCCAGCTGATCTGGGGCCTCTGCGGCCTGGGCAGCATGCTCCTGGCCATGAGCTTTGACTACCGCCAGTTGCGCAATCTGGCCTGGCCCTTTTTCCTCATCACCCTGGCGCTTCTGCTGCTGGTGCCCGTGGTGGGCAAGACCGTGTATGGGGCCAAGCGCTGGCTCTCCCTGGGGTTTATGAGCATCCAGCCTTCAGAGATGGCCAAGCTCGCCGTGCTGGTGCTGGGCGCGCGCCTGCTGGCCCGCGACGGTCGCCCCCTGGGTTGGAAGGACTTTTGCGCAGTGCTCTGCGTAGGGCTGGTGCCCTGCGCCCTGATCATCAGTCAGCCCGACCTGGGCACCACCCTGCTTATTCTGCTTATTCTGGGGGGCATGATTCTGTTCCACGGGCTGCGGGGCTACGTGCTCAAAACCTGCCTGCTGGCGGTGCCCGCCCTGGCGGCTTTCATGTGGGTTGTGGGCATGCACGACTACCAGCGCCAGCGCATCCTTACTTTTCTGGATCCTGGCAACGACCCGCGCGGCACGGGCTATCACATCATCCAGTCCCGCATCGCCATCGGTTCGGGCCAGCTTTGGGGCAAGGGCTTCAAAGAAGGCACCCAAAGCCAGCTGCGCTTTCTGCCCGAACGCCACTCGGATTTCGCCGTGGCCGTGTTTGGCGAAGAATGGGGTTTTGTGGGCTGCGTGGTGCTGGTCACGCTTTTCTGTCTCTTTTTGCTCTCCATTTTTTCCACCGCCGTGCAGGCCAAGGACCGCTTCGGCAGCACCCTGGTGGTGGGCGTGTTCTTCTATTTTTTCTGGCAGATTCTGATCAATATGGGCATGGTCATCGGGCTCATGCCGGTGGTGGGCATTCCCCTGCCCTTCATCAGCTACGGCGGCAGCGCCACGGTGGTCAACTTCACTCTTTTGGGCATTGTGCTCAACGTGTCCATGCGTCGCTTTATGTTCAAAGGGTAA
- a CDS encoding bactofilin family protein has product MAKDEIAYLGSDTVYEGKLHFKGTVRIEGRYTGEIVSEGVLNVGKDAHVEGVLDVGELLLSGRFSGQVTARRRVVVYNSGLLEGEVCTPSMLTEEGGVIEGQVHMKNPSKPKDA; this is encoded by the coding sequence GTGGCCAAAGATGAAATAGCCTATCTGGGTTCCGATACCGTGTACGAAGGCAAGCTGCACTTCAAGGGCACTGTGCGCATCGAAGGCCGCTATACCGGTGAAATAGTCAGTGAAGGCGTGCTCAATGTGGGCAAGGACGCCCATGTGGAGGGTGTGCTGGACGTGGGCGAATTGCTGCTTTCGGGTCGCTTTTCCGGCCAGGTTACCGCCCGCCGCCGTGTGGTGGTCTATAATTCCGGCTTGCTGGAAGGTGAAGTCTGCACCCCCAGCATGCTCACTGAAGAAGGCGGCGTTATCGAAGGCCAGGTCCACATGAAAAACCCCTCCAAACCCAAGGACGCCTGA
- a CDS encoding vitamin B12-dependent ribonucleotide reductase — translation MLPLPTDLPEPELSRNTAVVLQKRYQRKNPDGSLEETPRDLFWRVAAAIAAQEAAYQSPYSPEALAREFYELMTSWKFLPNSPTLMNAGTDLGQLSACFVLPVGDSIEEIFDAVKYAAMIHKSGGGTGFSFSRLRPRDSRVGSTGGVASGPVSFLRIFNTATEQIKQGGTRRGANMGILRVDHPDILQFIRAKEKEGEFNNFNLSVGLTEAFMQAVEKDAPYDLRDPHTGEVAHRLRAREVFDLLVKKAWQSGDPGIVFLDRINRDNPTPDQGEIESTNPCGEQPLLPFEACNLGSVNLARFFTPGHENEADPARNGVDWTELARVVHLAVRFLDNVIDASRFPLEIITETVRKNRKIGLGVMGFADLLFQLNVPYDSPEGLALGERLMAFIQEEGHKASAQLAQERGPFPAYGSSVYAARKAGPYRNATVTTIAPTGTLSIIAGCSSGVEPLFALCFTRNILDGERLLEVNPYFEAALAQAGMCSPEIMEAVAAKGSVKDLDFLPEDLRRVFVTAMDMAPVWHLRMQAAFQRHTDNAVSKTVNLPHEATEKDIFDIYWLAYKEGCKGVTVYRDGCKSVQVLATGEGQKAMEQNQGAAQAADPGADATGEPQPLPQEAPTPSLSAGVRRRPDILWGFTQKVPTGLGTMYLTVNEVEGCPFEVFATIGKSGHSITAKAEAIGRLVSLALRSGVNVRDVIAQLKGIGGEHPVFRHKGLLLSIPDAIAWALENHYLHGEHVGMVSDIQGQVCPECGEALLFQEGCLTCPACGFSRCS, via the coding sequence ATGCTGCCTTTGCCTACCGATTTGCCTGAACCGGAACTCTCCCGCAATACCGCCGTGGTACTGCAAAAGCGTTATCAGCGCAAAAACCCCGACGGGAGCCTTGAAGAAACGCCGCGCGACCTCTTCTGGCGCGTGGCCGCGGCTATTGCCGCGCAGGAGGCTGCCTACCAAAGCCCCTACAGCCCCGAAGCCCTGGCGCGGGAATTCTATGAGCTGATGACCAGCTGGAAATTCCTGCCCAACTCCCCCACGCTCATGAATGCAGGTACGGACCTGGGCCAGCTTTCGGCCTGCTTCGTGCTGCCCGTGGGCGACTCCATCGAAGAGATCTTTGATGCCGTCAAATACGCGGCCATGATCCACAAATCCGGCGGCGGCACGGGCTTTTCCTTCTCTCGCCTGCGCCCGCGCGACAGCCGGGTGGGCTCCACCGGCGGGGTTGCTTCCGGCCCGGTTTCCTTTTTGCGCATCTTCAACACGGCCACAGAGCAAATCAAGCAGGGCGGCACCCGGCGCGGGGCCAATATGGGCATTCTGCGCGTGGACCATCCGGACATCCTCCAGTTCATCCGCGCCAAGGAAAAGGAAGGGGAGTTCAATAACTTCAATCTTTCCGTCGGCCTGACCGAAGCCTTTATGCAGGCGGTGGAAAAGGACGCGCCCTACGACCTGCGCGATCCCCACACCGGAGAGGTGGCCCACCGCCTGCGCGCCCGCGAGGTCTTTGACCTGTTGGTTAAAAAGGCCTGGCAGTCCGGCGACCCCGGCATCGTCTTTCTGGACCGCATCAACCGCGACAACCCCACCCCGGACCAGGGAGAAATCGAATCCACCAACCCTTGCGGCGAACAACCCCTGCTGCCCTTTGAAGCCTGCAACCTGGGCTCCGTCAACCTGGCCCGCTTTTTTACGCCAGGGCACGAAAACGAGGCAGACCCGGCCCGGAACGGCGTGGACTGGACGGAACTGGCCCGCGTGGTGCATCTGGCCGTGCGCTTTTTGGATAATGTTATTGATGCCTCACGCTTCCCTTTGGAAATTATTACAGAAACCGTAAGAAAAAACCGCAAAATCGGCCTGGGCGTCATGGGCTTTGCCGACCTGCTTTTTCAGCTGAACGTGCCCTACGACTCTCCGGAGGGCCTGGCCCTGGGCGAACGCCTCATGGCCTTTATCCAGGAAGAAGGGCACAAGGCCTCGGCCCAGCTGGCGCAGGAACGCGGCCCCTTCCCGGCCTACGGCAGCTCGGTCTACGCCGCCAGAAAGGCAGGCCCCTACCGCAACGCCACGGTTACCACCATCGCGCCCACGGGCACCCTCTCCATCATTGCGGGCTGCTCCTCGGGTGTGGAACCCCTGTTCGCCCTCTGCTTCACCCGCAATATCCTGGACGGCGAACGTCTGCTGGAGGTGAATCCCTACTTTGAGGCCGCCCTGGCCCAGGCCGGCATGTGCAGCCCGGAAATCATGGAAGCCGTGGCCGCCAAGGGTTCCGTGAAGGACCTGGATTTTCTGCCCGAAGATTTGCGCCGCGTCTTTGTCACGGCCATGGATATGGCCCCAGTCTGGCATCTGCGCATGCAGGCCGCCTTCCAGCGCCACACGGACAACGCCGTGTCCAAGACCGTGAACCTGCCCCACGAGGCCACGGAAAAGGATATTTTTGACATTTACTGGTTGGCCTACAAGGAAGGCTGCAAGGGCGTCACCGTCTACCGCGACGGCTGCAAAAGCGTGCAGGTGCTCGCCACCGGCGAAGGGCAAAAGGCCATGGAACAAAATCAGGGCGCGGCCCAGGCTGCGGATCCGGGCGCGGATGCCACCGGCGAACCGCAGCCCCTGCCGCAGGAGGCCCCCACCCCCTCGCTGAGCGCGGGCGTGCGCCGTCGGCCCGACATCCTCTGGGGCTTCACCCAAAAAGTGCCCACGGGCCTCGGCACCATGTACCTTACCGTCAATGAAGTGGAGGGCTGCCCCTTTGAGGTTTTTGCCACCATAGGCAAGTCCGGGCACTCCATCACCGCCAAGGCCGAAGCCATCGGCCGCCTGGTTTCCCTGGCTTTGCGCTCCGGCGTCAACGTGCGCGACGTGATCGCCCAGCTCAAGGGCATAGGCGGCGAGCACCCCGTGTTTCGCCACAAGGGGCTGCTGCTTTCCATCCCCGACGCCATTGCCTGGGCGCTGGAAAACCACTACCTCCACGGCGAACATGTGGGCATGGTCAGCGACATTCAGGGGCAGGTCTGCCCCGAATGCGGCGAGGCCCTGCTCTTTCAGGAAGGCTGCCTGACCTGCCCTGCCTGCGGTTTTTCGCGCTGCAGTTAG
- a CDS encoding 2,3-butanediol dehydrogenase, translating into MTANMQAAVWHGKKDIRVETVPVPPPPPPGWVQVAVDWCGICGSDLHEYLAGPIFIPADKPHPLTGKQGSVILGHEFSGKVVALGEGVNSVKVGDTVAPDACQHCGECQPCREGRYNVCEKLAFTGLANDGAFARLVNVPANLCFVLPEGVSAEAGAVMEPLATGFKAVRMAGSILGLNVVVLGAGTIGLGTIMAVKAAGAGKIIVLEMSRARIAKAKECGADVIINPKECDPVAKVRELTGGCGADVSFECIGNKFTGPLAVDVLRNTGTAIIVGIFEEPSAFNFFSLSGTDKKIMGTLAYTIDDFKGLAALMAKGAIKAENLITGKIALRDIMEKGFMELINNKDDNIKILVRP; encoded by the coding sequence ATGACGGCAAATATGCAGGCAGCAGTGTGGCACGGCAAAAAGGACATTCGCGTGGAAACGGTGCCCGTCCCCCCGCCCCCGCCGCCAGGCTGGGTGCAGGTTGCGGTGGACTGGTGCGGCATTTGCGGGTCTGACCTGCACGAATACCTGGCCGGCCCTATTTTTATCCCGGCGGACAAGCCCCACCCCCTCACAGGCAAACAGGGCAGCGTTATTCTGGGACACGAATTCAGCGGCAAGGTGGTGGCCCTGGGCGAAGGGGTCAACAGCGTCAAGGTGGGCGATACAGTAGCCCCAGACGCCTGCCAGCACTGCGGAGAGTGCCAACCCTGCCGGGAAGGACGCTACAACGTGTGCGAAAAACTGGCGTTTACCGGCCTCGCCAACGACGGCGCCTTCGCCAGGCTGGTCAACGTGCCGGCGAACCTCTGCTTTGTGCTGCCCGAAGGGGTTTCGGCCGAAGCCGGGGCCGTTATGGAGCCTCTGGCCACGGGCTTCAAAGCCGTGCGCATGGCCGGCAGCATTCTGGGGCTCAATGTGGTGGTGCTGGGCGCAGGCACCATCGGCCTGGGCACCATCATGGCCGTCAAGGCCGCGGGCGCGGGCAAGATCATCGTCTTGGAGATGTCCCGCGCGCGCATCGCCAAGGCCAAGGAGTGCGGGGCCGACGTGATCATCAACCCCAAGGAATGCGACCCGGTGGCCAAGGTGCGCGAACTTACCGGCGGCTGCGGCGCAGACGTGTCCTTTGAGTGCATCGGCAACAAGTTTACCGGCCCCTTGGCCGTAGACGTGCTGCGCAACACGGGAACGGCCATCATCGTAGGTATTTTTGAAGAACCCAGCGCTTTTAACTTCTTCAGCCTGAGCGGTACGGACAAAAAGATCATGGGAACCCTGGCCTACACCATTGACGACTTCAAAGGTCTGGCCGCGCTCATGGCCAAGGGCGCCATCAAGGCCGAAAACCTCATCACCGGCAAGATTGCGCTGCGGGACATCATGGAAAAAGGCTTTATGGAACTTATCAACAACAAGGACGATAACATCAAAATTCTGGTACGTCCTTAG
- a CDS encoding sigma-54-dependent Fis family transcriptional regulator, producing the protein MYVLQRNGDVFEMRHETSETVPGPVVSAPLLWAGGTTGAGRRAAWEAFIRTGEITDNSLPKPIADSWRRCRDMGVDPLMPRCAEFAPAGQVEPQAAVYAELAAQVERRAYEQVRRKGLLITVAEAHGRILRTCGSKEVLLQADNLHFGPGAVWSEQSVGTNAISLALSDGIPAQVLGEEHFCSSHQAWGCSAAPIYTPFGHLWGCFDISGPATADHSQALWIAVGAAREIERLLLNASLSSMENKSRALLNTLFSSMPVGVVMVDAEGTVTYANDLAERLLRPNGKVRGCPAEHFFDYAHYCGTQRRSACGESRPLLCRANPGLHAQAIPFITGAEESRYILITLQADAPARTAPPSRAIASLQKGNRPFGGILYRSAVMARVVEQARHMAEGPAAILLHGETGTGKELFARAIHAASARASGPFVAINCGALPRDLIQSELFGYERGAFTGAVEKGRPGKFEQANKGTLFLDEISEMPLEMQVNLLRPLEDRRVTRVGGKENIQVDFRLITATNRDLDQLMAAGTFREDLFYRIHVLALEIPPLRERREDIGLIAEQHCRRLCQDYGLPFGGLSAQALRLLEDYDWPGNVRQLVHSMEFAVNMAHGGCILPEHLPAHLRRGGGLTLQPAPPTHQGFPVLPPRRTPDDANAADFNLGNLEARAIRAALAHHKGNMLQTAKALGIGRNTLYAKLRRLGLDA; encoded by the coding sequence ATGTACGTACTGCAACGCAACGGCGACGTATTTGAAATGCGTCACGAAACTTCGGAGACCGTGCCCGGCCCCGTCGTCTCGGCCCCTTTGCTCTGGGCCGGCGGCACGACCGGCGCGGGCCGCCGCGCCGCATGGGAAGCCTTTATCCGCACCGGGGAAATCACGGATAACAGCCTGCCCAAGCCCATTGCCGATTCCTGGCGGCGCTGCCGCGACATGGGTGTGGACCCGCTCATGCCCCGCTGTGCGGAATTTGCCCCGGCCGGCCAAGTGGAACCGCAGGCCGCCGTGTACGCCGAGCTGGCCGCTCAAGTAGAACGCCGGGCCTACGAACAGGTCCGGCGCAAAGGCCTGCTCATCACCGTGGCCGAAGCCCACGGCCGCATTCTGCGCACCTGCGGCAGCAAAGAGGTGCTGCTCCAGGCGGACAACCTCCACTTCGGCCCCGGCGCGGTATGGTCGGAACAAAGCGTAGGCACCAACGCCATCAGCCTGGCCCTGAGCGACGGCATTCCCGCCCAGGTTCTGGGCGAAGAGCATTTTTGCAGCAGTCACCAGGCCTGGGGCTGTTCCGCAGCGCCCATCTACACGCCCTTTGGGCATCTCTGGGGCTGTTTCGACATTTCCGGCCCGGCCACGGCCGACCACAGTCAGGCGCTCTGGATCGCCGTGGGCGCAGCGCGCGAAATCGAACGCCTGCTGCTTAACGCCTCCCTGAGCAGCATGGAAAACAAGTCCCGCGCCCTGCTCAACACCCTGTTCAGTTCCATGCCCGTGGGCGTAGTCATGGTGGATGCCGAGGGCACGGTGACCTATGCCAATGACCTGGCCGAACGCCTGCTGCGCCCCAACGGCAAGGTACGCGGCTGCCCGGCGGAACATTTTTTCGACTACGCGCACTACTGCGGCACACAGCGACGCTCAGCCTGCGGCGAAAGCCGCCCTCTGCTCTGCCGCGCCAACCCCGGCCTGCACGCCCAGGCCATCCCCTTCATTACCGGCGCGGAGGAAAGCCGCTACATCCTTATTACTCTGCAGGCCGACGCCCCCGCGCGCACGGCGCCGCCCAGCCGGGCCATCGCCTCCCTTCAGAAGGGCAACCGTCCCTTCGGCGGCATCCTGTACCGCAGCGCCGTCATGGCGCGCGTGGTGGAACAGGCCCGGCACATGGCCGAAGGCCCCGCAGCCATTCTGCTGCACGGCGAAACCGGCACAGGCAAGGAACTTTTTGCCCGCGCCATCCACGCGGCCAGCGCCCGTGCGTCGGGCCCTTTTGTGGCCATCAACTGCGGCGCGCTGCCACGCGACCTCATCCAGAGCGAACTGTTCGGTTATGAACGCGGGGCCTTCACCGGCGCAGTGGAAAAAGGCCGCCCGGGCAAATTTGAACAGGCCAACAAAGGCACGCTTTTTCTGGACGAAATTTCCGAAATGCCCTTGGAAATGCAGGTCAACCTGCTGCGTCCCCTGGAGGACAGGCGTGTGACCAGAGTGGGCGGCAAAGAAAACATCCAGGTGGACTTTCGGCTGATTACCGCCACCAACCGCGACCTGGATCAGCTCATGGCCGCCGGCACCTTTCGCGAAGACCTGTTCTACCGCATCCATGTACTGGCCCTGGAGATTCCCCCGTTGCGCGAACGGCGGGAAGACATCGGCCTCATTGCCGAACAGCACTGTCGCCGCCTTTGTCAGGACTACGGCCTGCCCTTCGGCGGCCTTTCCGCCCAGGCCCTGCGTCTGCTGGAAGACTACGACTGGCCCGGCAACGTGCGGCAGCTGGTGCACAGCATGGAATTTGCCGTAAACATGGCCCACGGGGGCTGCATCCTGCCGGAGCACCTGCCCGCCCACTTGCGTAGGGGCGGCGGGCTGACCCTGCAGCCTGCCCCTCCCACCCACCAGGGCTTCCCGGTCCTGCCGCCCCGCCGCACGCCAGACGACGCCAACGCCGCGGACTTCAACCTGGGCAACCTGGAGGCCCGCGCCATCCGCGCCGCCCTGGCCCACCACAAAGGTAATATGCTCCAGACCGCCAAGGCCCTGGGCATAGGCCGCAACACTCTCTACGCCAAGCTGCGCCGTCTGGGTCTGGACGCCTAG
- a CDS encoding dihydrolipoamide acetyltransferase family protein produces MAYEVQMPKWGLTMKTGKIARWLVDEGGAVSAGQPLLEVETDKITNVVEAPVGGVLLKILSPQGEVVPVMQVVGVIGEAGEAVAASSGAPAATAPVPAAAAAPAAAAKTGKTAGGEVRAMPAARRLAKELGVELAAVAGTGRDGVITEKDVRAAHETAQKAPAAAPAAAQAAAPASVGDMADEIIPMEGMRKLIADNMQASLQNAAQLTVFVEADVTEMVALREAMLARHKKDPDYRLSYNDIICFAVCRALKQHPIMNSTLQADGIHLHKHVNLGVAVSLETGLIVPNVKNAEACSLEELKGQVRDVAKRARQGGLSMDEIQGGSFTISNVSMLGVDGFTPIINPPETAILGVGRVVEKAGVAEGVVCPRKMMTLSLTFNHMVTDGGPAMNFLRTLADMLEKPVRMLG; encoded by the coding sequence ATGGCCTACGAAGTGCAAATGCCCAAATGGGGCCTGACCATGAAAACCGGCAAGATTGCGCGTTGGCTGGTGGACGAGGGTGGGGCCGTGAGCGCCGGTCAGCCCCTGCTGGAGGTGGAAACGGACAAGATCACCAACGTGGTGGAGGCTCCGGTTGGCGGTGTGCTGCTCAAGATACTCTCGCCGCAAGGCGAGGTGGTGCCGGTGATGCAGGTTGTCGGCGTCATCGGCGAGGCCGGTGAGGCTGTGGCTGCGTCTTCCGGCGCGCCCGCCGCAACCGCCCCTGTGCCCGCCGCTGCCGCCGCGCCCGCCGCCGCTGCCAAAACCGGCAAGACCGCCGGGGGCGAGGTGCGCGCCATGCCCGCGGCCCGCCGCCTGGCCAAAGAACTGGGTGTGGAGCTTGCCGCCGTTGCGGGCACAGGCCGCGACGGCGTCATAACGGAAAAGGACGTGCGCGCCGCCCACGAGACCGCGCAAAAAGCCCCTGCCGCCGCACCCGCTGCGGCACAGGCCGCCGCGCCCGCTTCCGTCGGCGATATGGCCGACGAGATCATCCCCATGGAAGGCATGCGCAAGCTCATTGCCGACAACATGCAGGCCAGCCTGCAGAACGCCGCCCAGCTCACGGTTTTTGTGGAAGCGGACGTGACCGAGATGGTGGCCCTGCGCGAAGCCATGCTGGCCCGGCACAAAAAAGACCCGGACTACCGCCTTTCCTACAACGACATCATCTGCTTTGCCGTGTGTCGGGCGCTCAAGCAGCATCCCATTATGAACAGCACCCTGCAGGCGGACGGCATCCATCTGCACAAGCACGTCAACCTGGGCGTGGCTGTTTCACTGGAAACGGGCCTCATCGTGCCCAACGTGAAAAATGCCGAGGCCTGCAGTCTGGAAGAGCTCAAAGGCCAGGTGCGCGACGTGGCCAAACGCGCCCGCCAGGGCGGCCTTTCCATGGACGAGATCCAGGGCGGCAGCTTCACCATCTCCAACGTGAGCATGCTGGGCGTGGACGGCTTTACCCCCATTATCAATCCGCCGGAAACCGCCATTCTGGGCGTGGGCCGCGTGGTTGAAAAAGCCGGCGTGGCGGAAGGCGTGGTCTGCCCGCGCAAGATGATGACCCTTTCGCTGACCTTCAACCATATGGTCACTGACGGCGGCCCGGCCATGAACTTTTTGCGTACCCTGGCGGACATGCTGGAAAAACCCGTGCGCATGCTGGGCTGA
- a CDS encoding Lin0512 family protein encodes MQNKRFVVELGTGADLHGADMTKAAVRAVKDAISRSCLCGLVEVLGLRRFEGVRVHVRVGVPEPAAVDKAAVLAVVPIGEKSLEVTPGGLRAPGLEVACFGPGCSDIVMACAALTVSVDME; translated from the coding sequence ATGCAAAACAAACGGTTTGTGGTGGAGCTGGGCACAGGTGCGGACCTGCACGGCGCGGACATGACCAAGGCCGCCGTGCGGGCCGTGAAAGACGCCATTTCGCGTTCCTGCCTTTGCGGCCTGGTGGAGGTGCTCGGCCTCAGGCGTTTTGAAGGCGTGCGCGTGCACGTGCGCGTGGGTGTGCCGGAGCCTGCGGCGGTGGACAAGGCCGCCGTGCTGGCCGTCGTGCCCATTGGCGAAAAAAGTCTGGAAGTCACGCCCGGCGGCCTGCGCGCTCCGGGGCTGGAAGTGGCCTGCTTCGGCCCCGGATGCAGCGATATCGTCATGGCCTGCGCGGCCCTGACCGTTTCTGTGGACATGGAGTAG
- a CDS encoding thiamine pyrophosphate-dependent dehydrogenase E1 component subunit alpha: protein MQHPDKKVLLDMFSTMTKIRLFEGELQKFFAAGKIPGFVHLYLGEEATATGACAALKTTDMITSTHRGHGHCLAKGGDLKLMMAEIYGRSTGYCKGKGGSMHIADFHIGILGANGIVGGGGPLAVGAALSCQYKDNKGVCACFFGDGASNQGTTQESLNMASAWKLPVIFINENNGYGISCPQCKSMAITDIADRAAAYDMPGVVVDGNDVLAVYEAVTVAVERARKGQGPSLIECKTYRWRGHFEGDACVYRSEKELEEWKAKDPIPRFAKKLVETKTATQAELDAISAQVQADVDAAVKFAEESPYPTPADLLDDVYA from the coding sequence ATGCAACATCCTGACAAGAAGGTTCTGCTGGACATGTTCAGCACCATGACCAAGATTCGCCTGTTTGAAGGCGAGCTGCAGAAGTTCTTCGCGGCCGGCAAAATTCCCGGCTTCGTGCACTTGTATCTTGGCGAGGAGGCCACGGCCACCGGCGCGTGCGCCGCCCTGAAAACGACGGACATGATCACCAGCACCCACCGCGGCCACGGACACTGCCTGGCCAAGGGCGGGGATCTCAAGCTCATGATGGCCGAAATCTACGGCCGTTCCACCGGCTACTGCAAGGGCAAGGGCGGCTCCATGCACATTGCCGACTTTCACATCGGCATCCTTGGGGCCAACGGCATCGTGGGCGGCGGCGGCCCCCTGGCCGTGGGCGCGGCCCTGAGCTGCCAGTACAAGGACAACAAGGGCGTGTGCGCCTGCTTTTTCGGCGACGGCGCGTCCAACCAGGGCACCACGCAGGAATCGCTGAACATGGCCAGCGCCTGGAAGTTGCCGGTTATCTTCATCAATGAAAACAACGGCTACGGCATTTCCTGCCCGCAGTGCAAATCCATGGCCATCACCGACATCGCCGACCGCGCGGCCGCCTATGACATGCCCGGTGTGGTGGTGGACGGCAACGACGTGCTGGCCGTCTACGAAGCCGTGACCGTGGCTGTGGAACGCGCCCGCAAAGGCCAGGGCCCCTCGCTTATCGAATGCAAGACCTACCGCTGGCGCGGCCACTTTGAGGGCGACGCCTGCGTCTACCGTTCTGAAAAGGAACTGGAGGAATGGAAGGCCAAGGATCCCATCCCGCGCTTCGCCAAAAAGCTGGTGGAAACCAAAACCGCCACCCAGGCGGAATTGGACGCCATCTCCGCCCAGGTGCAGGCCGATGTGGACGCCGCCGTGAAGTTTGCGGAGGAAAGCCCCTATCCCACCCCGGCGGATCTGCTGGACGACGTGTACGCCTGA